In the genome of Telluria mixta, the window GCTACAGCATCTCGGGCGTCGAGCCGTCCGGCACCGGTCCGTTCCCCGTGTTCATCTACCTGGTCGGCACCAGCGAGACCTACAACAACGCGGCGGCGATGGCGGCCGTGAATGCCATGGCGAGCAAAGGCTATGTGGCCGCCACCGTCGATTACGCGGAATCCCAGTTCGGTACCTGCTCCGTGTTGAGCGGCAAGTCGAGCTGCGTGTTCAATCCGAACAGCACGCTGAGCGCCGTGTCGCAGTTGTGCTCGCGCGCGAAGGCCGATTGCAGCAAGGGCATCGTGGTCGGCGGGTTCAGCCAGGGTTCCATCCTCGCGCTGCTCGCGAAGAACTACGACGCGCGCGTGCAGGCGGCCTACGGCATCGGCATGAGCAATGTGTATTCGACGTACGACCTGTCGACCTGCGTCTCGAACGGCAATCGATCGCTGCCCAGCGACCGGCTGCGCGCGGTCGACGGCGAACGGGATAATTTCGCGGGCGGGACGCAGTCCGCCGTCCAGTCCTCGCTGCAGAACGTGACGGGGTTGACATGCGCGGCCGGCTCCACCGCCTGCATGAACGCCAACGGCAGCGGCTGGATCATCGTCAAGAACAACCAGGTCGCGGACGGCTCGGCCGATCACTGCTACATGCGCGCGTCCGGCGACTGCTTCGGCAGCCAGAACAGCCTGGACGGCAACTGGAACAACGGCACGGCAAACTGGAGCAAGGAGGCCAATCTCCAGTGGCTCACCAACTTCACAACCAAATAAATCAATGACGCATGCTTGATGCATGCCTCATCGTGTCTCTTTGGCCGTCATTAGCATTTCAACCAGTATCCGGCCATGAACGGCAGTGCTAGATTCCTCGTGTTGCCGTTCGTCCAACAAGGAGGGAGTCATGGTGAGCAAATGGGTCAAGCGCACGAGCATCGCATTGGCGGCACTCGCCCTGCTGGGGGTCGCCACGGCCGGCGTCGGCAAGGTGCTGGGGGAACGCAAGATGGCGCGCAGCATCGCGCTCGACGTGCGTCCCCTCGACATCGTGCCCGACGTCGCCCGCGTCGACCACGGCCGCTACCTGTACAACACGCGCGGCTGCGCCGAGTGCCATGGCGCGAACGGTGCGGGCAGGACGGTCGTGAGCGACGGCGGCATGCTCGTCGTCGCCCCCAACATCACGGCAGGCCCGAACGGCACCACGGCGCACTACCGCGTGATCGACTGGGTGCGCACCGTGCGCCACGGCGTCAAGCCGAACGGCAATCCTGTCATGATCATGCCCAGCGAGGACTACAGCCGCCTCAGCGACGAGGACATGGCCGCCCTCGTCGCCTGGCTCGAGCAGATGCGGCCCGTGTCCGGCGTGAAGGCCGTCATCGACGTGCCGGTGCCCGTGAAGGCGCTGTATGCGTTCGGCGTCATCAAGGATGCCTCCGAAAAGATCGACCACACGGTGGCGCCGCCGCAAGCGATGCCGGCCGCCGTCACGCCGGCATATGGCGCGTACGTCGCCGCGACGTGCATCGGCTGCCATGGCGCGGACCTGGCCGGCGGCCGCGTCCCCGGCGCCCCGCCGTCCTGGCCGCCCGCCGCGCGGCTGGCACCCGGCAAGGGCAGTGCGATGAACCGCTATCCGACGGCAGACGCGTTCATGGCCATGCTGCGGACGGGCCACCGGCCGGACGGCAGTGCGATCAGTGCCGTGATGCCGTTCGGGTCGTTCCGGCAGATGAACGAGACGGACCTGCGGGCGCTGTATGCCTACCTCAAAGCGGTGCCGGGGACGACCTTGGCGCAGCGGTGAGCACGCGTCGCGCGGTGTCGGCCATTCCTCAGTAAAATGATCGGTTTCCCCAGCAAACCGATCCATGACGTCCAACCTGTCCAGCACCGGCGCCCTTGCGGCGCATCCCGTCCGCACCGAGATCGCCACCTTGTGGCGGCTCTCGTGGCCCATGCTCGTGGGCCAGCTCGCGACGGTCGGCATGGGCGTGGCGGACGTCGCCATGACGGGCCACGTCAGCGCGGAAGAGCTCGCGGCCGTGTCGCTCGGCACGTCCGTGTGGTCGATCATCCTCGTGACCGTCATGGGCATCATGATGGCCGTGAACTCGGTCGTGTCGCACGAGATGGGCGCCGCCCGCTTCGACCGCATCTCCCATTCCGTGCGCGAATCGCTGTGGATGGGCCTGGGTGTCGGCGTCGCGGGCTGTCTCGCGGCGAACCTGTGCACGCTCCTGTTCGACCATATCGGCCTGGACCAGGCCGTGGCGGACCGCGCGTCGGCGTTCCTGCACATCATCAGCCTCGGCATGCCCGCGTTCGCCTGCTACCGCGCGCTGTACGGCTACACGACGAGCATCAACCAGACCAAGCCGATCATGATCATCGCGATCTGCGGCCTGCTGTACAACATCGGCATGAACTGGCTGTTCATCTTCGGCGAATTCGGCCTGCCGAAACTGGGCGCGCTCGGCTGTGCCGTGTCGACGGCCAGCGGCATGTGGTTGATGCTGGGCGCGATGGTCGTGTGGATCAGGTTGTCCACTGCCTACCGCCAGACGTATCCGTTCACGCATTGGGAAGGTCCGAACTGGAAAGAGATCGGCAGCATGCTGCGCCTGGGCCTGCCGATCGGCGTCACGCATTTCGCCGAGGTCAGCGCGTTCGGCATCATCAGCCTGCTCGTGGCGCGTTTCGGCGTGATCGAGGTATCGGCGCACCAGATCGCGCTGAACTTCGTCTCGCTCGTGTTCATGGTGCCGCTGAGCTTCGGCATTGGCGCGCTTACGCGCGTGGGCCAGGCGATGGGCGAAGGCAATCCGGTGCGCGCGCGCTTTGTCGCGTGGGTGGGCACGGGCATGTGCATCGCGTTCGGCCTGCTGTCGGCCATCGGCATCGCCCTCTTCCGCTGGCAGATCGCGGCCATGTACACGTCCGACGCGGCCGTGCAGGCCACGTGCGTGATGCTGCTGCTGTTCGCCGCGCTGTTCCAGTTGTCCGATTCCACGCAGGTGGCGGCCGCCTCGGCCATCCGCGGTTACAAGGTGACGCGTTCGCCGATGGTGATCCAGATGATCGCGTTCTGGGGCGTGGCGCTGCCCGTCGGCTGGATCCTCGGGCTGGCGCCGGACTGGTTCCCGTGGTCGCCGGGCAAGCCGATGGCCGCCACCGGCTTCTGGATCGGCCTCGTGCTGGGCCTGACCGTGGCCGCCGTGCTGCTGGCGTGGTCGCTGAACCGGCTGTCGAAACTGCGCATCCGCGATATCGTCTGAAGCAAAAAAAAGCCGATGGACGGGGAATCCATCGGCGTAACCCTAGGAGAGAGTTTCATCCTATTGCCGGCATTGGGGGCCGACGAAACGATCATAGTGCATCGCAGCGAAGGGCAACATTACAGTTCATCCATCATTCCTTCCTCCCTCCCCGCCATCTTTACAGCTTTTGCCGGACGACTCTGGTATCGTTCCGCCGTTGCACATCATAAATTTCTAAATCTTTACCCAAGAGCCTCCATGCGCCTTCTTCTCTGCTTTTTAGCCGCATTGTCGGCCGTTCCCGCATCGGCGGAACGGCTGACGCTGGACCGTATCCACGCCGACCCGGCGTTGGGCGGTCCGGGCGTCCGCAGCCTGCGCGTCTCGCCCGACGGCGAACGCGTCACGTTCCTGCGCGGACGCGCCGACAACCAGTTCCAGCTGGACCTGTGGGAATTCAACATGAAGGACAAGACCACGCACCGCCTGGTCGATTCCAAGCAGCTGGTCCCGAACGAGAACCTGTCGCTGGAAGAGAAGGCGCGGCGCGAGCGCGCCCGCACGGCCAGCCTGTCCGGCATCCTGAGCTATAGCTGGTCGCCAGACGGCAAGCAGCTGCTCGTGCCGATCGCGGGCGACCTGTACCTCGTCGACGTGAACCAGCCGGAAGCCGCGCGCAAGGTCGCGTCGGGCAATGTCGGCGATCCGAAAATTTCGCCGAAGGGCCGCTACGTGTCGTACGTGCGCGACCAGAACCTGTTCGTCATCGACCTGGCGACGGGCCAGGAACGCCAGCTGACGACGAACGGCAAGGACACCGTGCACAACGGCGAAGCGGAATTCGTCGCGCAGGAAGAGATGGACCAGCACACGGGCTATTACTGGGCCCCGGACGATTCGGCCATCGCCTACCGCCGCTACGACGAGGCTCAGGTGCCCGTCGCGCGCCGCTTCGAGATCTTTGCCGACCGCACGGAAGTCATCGACCAGCGCTACCCCGCCGCAGGCGCGAAGAACGTCGAGATCGACCTGATGATCGTGAACCCGGCGACGGGGGCGCAGAAGAAGGTCGACCTCGGTCCCGAGAAGGACATCTACCTCGTACGCGCGGACTGGAGCGCGGACGGCAGGACGCTCGTCTACCAGCGCCAGTCGCGCGACCAGAAGCGCCTGGACCTCGTCGCCGTCGACGCGGCCACGCTGGCCCAGCGTCCTCTCCTGAGCGAGACATCGAAGACCTGGGTCAGCATCCACGACGACCTGCGCTTCCTCGGCCGCCAGAAGGCCTTCATCTGGGCCTCGGAGCGCAGCGGCCGCAAGCACCTGTACCTGTACGACGTGTCCGGCAAGCTGCTGCACCCGATCTCCAGCGGCGAATGGGGCGTCGACAATATCCTCGCCGTCGACGAGCAGGCCGGCAAGGTCTATATCGCGTCGAACAAGGATGCCATCATCGACAAGCAGACCTACGTGCTGAACCTGGACGGCAGCAATGCGGGCAAGCCGGTCCGGCTGACGAAGCAGGACGGCTGGCACGAAGACGTGTTCGCCCGCAACGGCAAGATCTTCGTCGACACGTTCTCCGATCCGGACACGCCGCCCCAAGTGTCGATCCGCCGCGCGGACGGCAGCATGGTCGAGTGGCTCGAACATAACGAACTGAACGCCCAGCACCCGTACGCCAGCTACGCGAAGGACCACCTGCCGACGGAATACGGCAGCATCAAGGCGCACGACGGCCAGACGCTGTACTACTCGATGATCAAGCCGGCCAACTTCGACGCCTCCAAGCGCTACCCGGTGTTCCTGTTCACGTACGGCGGCCCGCACTCGCAGCGCGTGACGCGCCAGTGGGGCGCCTCCCTGTTCAACCAGTACATGGCGCAGCAGGGTTTCGTCGTGTTCGTGCTGGACAACCGCGGCTCATACCGGCGCGAGCGCGCGTTCACCGACGTCATCTACGGCAACCTCGGCGCGCATGAAGTCGAGGACCAGCTGACAGGCGTCGACTGGCTGGCGCAACAGAGCTTCGTGGATCCGAAGCGCGTGGGCGTGTTCGGCTGGAGCTATGGCGGCTTCATGACCCTGCGCCTGCTGGAAGCGGGGTCGGACAAGATTGCGATGGGTGTGTCGGTGGCGCCCGTGACGGACTGGGCGCTGTACGACACGCACTACACGGAGCAGTTCGTGGGCGCGACGCCGCAGTCGGATCCGGCCGCATACGAGCGCAGCGGCGTGTTCACGCACCTGGACGGCCTGAAGTCGCCGCTGCTGCTGGTGCACGGCATGGCCGACGACAACGTGCTGTTCACGAACTCGACGCGCCTGATCGACGCGCTCGTCAACCGCAACGTGCGCTTCGAGCTGATGACGTATCCCGGCGCCAAGCACGGCATTTCGTCGCGTGCGGGGCAGCGTCACGTGTATGGCCTGATCGAGGCGTTCTTCAAGAAGCACCTGGGCGGGACCGAGCCGAAATAAGGAAGGGGTCAGGGCCCGAACTTGCTTTTTTGGGCCCTGACCCCGAATTCACAGCCCGCGGCCGTTACTTGGTGGCGTCGTGGATCTTTTCCTTGAGATCCCCCAGCTTTTCCTGGGTCTTGCCTTCGACCTGGTTCTGCAAGCCTTTCACCTGCTGCTCCGGGCTGCCGACGATCTTGCCGGCCTCCTCCTGGATCTTGCCGCCGATATCTTGCAGTTTGCCGTTGATCTGGTCCGAATTCATGGTGCTCTCCTTTCGTTCAAAGTTCGACACCATCGTAACGCCGCATGCCATATGGCTCAGTTAGCGCACGCACATTGCCACGCGCGCGACGGCCCAGCGGCGCGGCTGATAGCATTCTGTCATGAACGACCAGTCCACCTCCCCCGCCGTCAAGCCGGCCCAGCGCAAACTGATGCGCCGCTTCGTCCTCGTCGACGGCATCGCCGTGCTGTTCCTCGCGCTCGTCGCGGCCGTCGTGCTCGCCATCGATGCGCTGCTGCTGCTCTTTGCCTGCGTCCTGTTCGCCGTGCTGTTGTACGAACTGAGCGCGATCCTGTGCCGGCGCTTCGGCTGGAACCGCAAGCTCGCGCTCGTCGTCGTCGTGCTGGGGCTGCTGCTCGTCATCGGGCTCGGCGGCTGGGCGATGGCGCCGCAGATCGCGGAGCAGTCGACCGAGCTGGCGAAGCAGATTCCGCAGTCGCTGCAGCGCCTGCGCGAGATGGTCGAGAGCCGGCCGCTGCTCGCGCGCATCGCGGCCGAGCTGCCGGATGCGAAACAGCTCATCCAGTCGATGCAGCAGTTCGTGCCGAATGCCGGGATATTCTTCGGCGGCGTGCTCGGCGCGATCGGCAATGTCGCCATCATCCTGTTCGTGGGCATTTATTTCGCGCTGTCGCCGCGCCAGTACAAGCGGGGCATCGTGAAACTCGTACCGCAGGACAAGCGCGAGCGCGCCGTGCAAGTGCTGGACGACATCGGCGACACCCTGGCGCGCTGGCTGATCGGCAAGTCGCTGTCGATGCTCATCGTCGGCGTCGCGACGGCGGGCGGGCTCACGCTGCTGGGCGTGCCGCTGGGACTCATCCTCGGCATCATCGCCGGGCTGCTC includes:
- a CDS encoding c-type cytochrome, which produces MVSKWVKRTSIALAALALLGVATAGVGKVLGERKMARSIALDVRPLDIVPDVARVDHGRYLYNTRGCAECHGANGAGRTVVSDGGMLVVAPNITAGPNGTTAHYRVIDWVRTVRHGVKPNGNPVMIMPSEDYSRLSDEDMAALVAWLEQMRPVSGVKAVIDVPVPVKALYAFGVIKDASEKIDHTVAPPQAMPAAVTPAYGAYVAATCIGCHGADLAGGRVPGAPPSWPPAARLAPGKGSAMNRYPTADAFMAMLRTGHRPDGSAISAVMPFGSFRQMNETDLRALYAYLKAVPGTTLAQR
- a CDS encoding MATE family efflux transporter; the protein is MTSNLSSTGALAAHPVRTEIATLWRLSWPMLVGQLATVGMGVADVAMTGHVSAEELAAVSLGTSVWSIILVTVMGIMMAVNSVVSHEMGAARFDRISHSVRESLWMGLGVGVAGCLAANLCTLLFDHIGLDQAVADRASAFLHIISLGMPAFACYRALYGYTTSINQTKPIMIIAICGLLYNIGMNWLFIFGEFGLPKLGALGCAVSTASGMWLMLGAMVVWIRLSTAYRQTYPFTHWEGPNWKEIGSMLRLGLPIGVTHFAEVSAFGIISLLVARFGVIEVSAHQIALNFVSLVFMVPLSFGIGALTRVGQAMGEGNPVRARFVAWVGTGMCIAFGLLSAIGIALFRWQIAAMYTSDAAVQATCVMLLLFAALFQLSDSTQVAAASAIRGYKVTRSPMVIQMIAFWGVALPVGWILGLAPDWFPWSPGKPMAATGFWIGLVLGLTVAAVLLAWSLNRLSKLRIRDIV
- a CDS encoding S9 family peptidase encodes the protein MRLLLCFLAALSAVPASAERLTLDRIHADPALGGPGVRSLRVSPDGERVTFLRGRADNQFQLDLWEFNMKDKTTHRLVDSKQLVPNENLSLEEKARRERARTASLSGILSYSWSPDGKQLLVPIAGDLYLVDVNQPEAARKVASGNVGDPKISPKGRYVSYVRDQNLFVIDLATGQERQLTTNGKDTVHNGEAEFVAQEEMDQHTGYYWAPDDSAIAYRRYDEAQVPVARRFEIFADRTEVIDQRYPAAGAKNVEIDLMIVNPATGAQKKVDLGPEKDIYLVRADWSADGRTLVYQRQSRDQKRLDLVAVDAATLAQRPLLSETSKTWVSIHDDLRFLGRQKAFIWASERSGRKHLYLYDVSGKLLHPISSGEWGVDNILAVDEQAGKVYIASNKDAIIDKQTYVLNLDGSNAGKPVRLTKQDGWHEDVFARNGKIFVDTFSDPDTPPQVSIRRADGSMVEWLEHNELNAQHPYASYAKDHLPTEYGSIKAHDGQTLYYSMIKPANFDASKRYPVFLFTYGGPHSQRVTRQWGASLFNQYMAQQGFVVFVLDNRGSYRRERAFTDVIYGNLGAHEVEDQLTGVDWLAQQSFVDPKRVGVFGWSYGGFMTLRLLEAGSDKIAMGVSVAPVTDWALYDTHYTEQFVGATPQSDPAAYERSGVFTHLDGLKSPLLLVHGMADDNVLFTNSTRLIDALVNRNVRFELMTYPGAKHGISSRAGQRHVYGLIEAFFKKHLGGTEPK
- a CDS encoding CsbD family protein, producing MNSDQINGKLQDIGGKIQEEAGKIVGSPEQQVKGLQNQVEGKTQEKLGDLKEKIHDATK
- a CDS encoding AI-2E family transporter — encoded protein: MNDQSTSPAVKPAQRKLMRRFVLVDGIAVLFLALVAAVVLAIDALLLLFACVLFAVLLYELSAILCRRFGWNRKLALVVVVLGLLLVIGLGGWAMAPQIAEQSTELAKQIPQSLQRLREMVESRPLLARIAAELPDAKQLIQSMQQFVPNAGIFFGGVLGAIGNVAIILFVGIYFALSPRQYKRGIVKLVPQDKRERAVQVLDDIGDTLARWLIGKSLSMLIVGVATAGGLTLLGVPLGLILGIIAGLLDFIPYIGPIMAGVPAVLIALSISPDLALYTVLLFLGIQTLEGYVLQPLVEARAVEIPPALTIVMQLVFGSLFGFAGIALATPLTAMLMVLIDKLYVEDILGDRPTGE